The segment ATAGACTTGCCACTTGCCAGTCCACTTAGTTAATTGGTGCTTGTTTAGTTAGGAATAGCCAGAATTTAAAAGGGTATAGAGGTTCTTGAGTTGATAATGCGTGAGGATAAAAAATGTGAAAGTCTTCAAGAGTTCTATGGATGGTAATCCATTTCTGTgcagtaatatattttttttcttttctatggAGTAAGTGGGATATCATTAAAGGCACAGTGGGGATGCAAAAGttccaaaagaaaagaaactgctagctcaaaaacataaaaaagaactTATAACGCTAAGAGCtgaaaaattccaaaaagagATCTACAATATTTCCTGGGAAAGGTTAGCCCACCTAAGAAGGCTAACCAGACAACTTGCCCTGAGAGGGCTTATTTGAGTTGAAACCCCATCAGAACATCCCCTGTAATACAGGCAGGAATAATGATCCAGATTTCCCTGATGGATTTTTCAACTTTCCTAGAGCTCCGCCTAGGACAAAAGAAGATTTTGATGGTACAGAAGGGATACAGAGAACAAAGAATAAGCCAAAGTCCCCTAAACTGACAACAGAGCACTCAAACTCTCTACAATTATTTCCATGTTCTTAGTGACAACTTTTGCTTCCACTGTCTAAAAGGAAAACTAACAAACACTGATATTTTTCTCTTCACCATACCCTATGACGTAGCCATGGGACAAGAGAGTAGGCTACACAGCAACCAAGTGGGTGGCCACATAAATTAGCGCGTTTAGATAATCGGTCAAATCTGTTCAGGTATTTCCTGTTAAACTAAAATAGATTTAAGATCAGTTTGATATCTGATTTTCACGCCCATGGAATTGTATCAATCATGAGTGCTTCCACATCTCATAGACCCCCAATGTTGATAATGAGTTGACATACTCAACAGTAAGAGGATGTCCGAGTAAAAAACTATAGATAGAATAGGGCGAGGTATTCAAATAACTGTATACGACTTCAAGGCTAATGTTGCTAAGTTTCAAACACATCCTAAAACTAGCAGACCCTTTGGAATCATTTGCTGGTTGACTATGAGACACTGTGAATGTCACTTTGAGCTGCTAGCATATCATATCTTAGTAGTGCTATATCGTATATCTCTACCACATTTTTGTTTGAAACACTCAATTGAGCACGTCATACTAATGCAGCTTTTCCAGCTAAAAGTGACAGCCAAAAAGGCACTATACAAGTATACATGAAGAAAATCATAGAGAACCTTGCAAAGCCACCACATTGAATCACAGAAAGTAGAACTTACACTGGGAATACTATTTCAACTCCAACGCCAGCAATAATCCTCCGAATGCGAATTGTCGTGTGGATACCAGcattttgttttgaaatgaCTATACCTTTGTAAATAGACAATCTCTTCCTATTCTCTGGGACTTCCTACAAGTTCATACACATCCTTCACATTAAACTTCTGGCAGTAAAATATACCTCAACCAATTAAACCAAACAATCAACATACAGATACTACTTACCAATTTGATCTCAACAACATCACCAGTCCTAATGTCTGGTGTAGGCCTCACAGTATCCGATGCCTCGATTGCTTGCTTGTTCAATATCTACTCCCAAAATATTGCAACATTCATCAAATTAGCACAAAATTATGTTTCCCAAATTTCAGTGTACATCTTTTCATGCCAAACTCAAAAACTTCACACAATTCAATTCGTTATATCCATTTCTTTGTTCTGAAACCTATCAAACAAcacaaacaacaacatacccagacCTTATCCCTACTTACGGAGGTAGAGAGACTGTCTAGCTCAAGTAACTTATAACAAAGCAATTATAAAAAACTAGCATACAGACATAGCAAATATAACGAAATCATTACAATGTCAATTAatcaattagaaaaagaatagaGTGGGTTTAAACAATATACCCCCATTATATCTCCAAGCTTAGCTCTCGGCTTAAATGGTGGTCTTTCCTCTGTTGCAACTGCAACTGCAGCATCAGCTTCAGCTTCAACCTCTGTCTCAGCAGCTTCCGGTTCCTCTTGAGATTCAGCTTCAGCTCTAACAACAAAAGAACGATTTTCCCACTTTGAACATAACAACCCAGAAGCAGAAAACAAGGGAACATTCAACTGAGAAGGTCTTCGAGAGACGCAGGCAGAAAATGCCAGCTTCTGTGGAGCAGTACATCTTGTGGGGTTTCTTGGAACCACAAATAAAGCCTGTAAATTCaataaagaacaattttttaacACAATTCAAGAATCTAGGTAAGTGAAAATTTGGGAAGTAaagaagcaaacctgaggcagAACAATGGAACCCATTTTGGGTATGAGCAGTGTGGAAATTTaggtttctttttctttgttaagaGTTAAGAAATGAAGGAAGAAGAATTCATGGAAATCAACAAGACTTGTTGCAGGAAGAAGAAAGCCTTATCCTATTAACGATGTTTGCTGCAGAACAGCGTTTGCTTATCTGGGCATTCGGGTCGGGTCATAATATCCATTCAGATTAGTATTCGGGTGGGGTCATTAAGTCCATTCATATTAGGCTTCATGGGTCGGGTGCTATTTAACATTTAGCTAATTttaatcaaaactcaaattataGAAGTGAAGTGTTCCAATGAAATAATTGCATGATTCATCCTTTAAATTGATATCTCTTCAAGCTATGAATATGGATATCAAGTTCAACTGTTTAAGAGCGCGATTAGTAAGATATTATAATGTGAATATTCAtcgaaaaattatttattttgatagacAAAAATTAAAGACGAGTACAAAATAAGGACAAAAGTTCAAATGACCCCAATGCCATTTTCTACTTTGTCAAGCCCAAAACGATTAGGCCCTGGCGGCCTCCTTATGTCTCTTGCAT is part of the Solanum pennellii chromosome 8, SPENNV200 genome and harbors:
- the LOC107028762 gene encoding 50S ribosomal protein L19-2, chloroplastic-like is translated as MGSIVLPQALFVVPRNPTRCTAPQKLAFSACVSRRPSQLNVPLFSASGLLCSKWENRSFVVRAEAESQEEPEAAETEVEAEADAAVAVATEERPPFKPRAKLGDIMGILNKQAIEASDTVRPTPDIRTGDVVEIKLEVPENRKRLSIYKGIVISKQNAGIHTTIRIRRIIAGVGVEIVFPVYSPNIKELKVVKHRKVRRARLYYLRDKLPRLSTFK